One region of Microbacterium rhizosphaerae genomic DNA includes:
- a CDS encoding PH domain-containing protein: MTQPSIGGRPLTPAPGIPTPELRVARFRGHARRLTWSALVLIVTAGALGYFYGRLPAPFTNWMLVGAAVAIVLLLVLIPFLVWWGRVYTITTRRVIARGGIGGGGTRELSHVRGYTIDMRRGPIQRMWGTGTLTLRNGIDEPLRLVDIPSAVLVHEVLVDQVEVNQILAHRELPLPGTAQGVSGMVPPNPPPPLPPRPA; this comes from the coding sequence GTGACGCAGCCGAGCATCGGGGGACGCCCGCTCACGCCGGCGCCGGGCATCCCGACGCCGGAGCTGCGTGTGGCCCGCTTCCGCGGCCACGCCCGCAGGCTGACCTGGTCCGCGCTGGTGCTGATCGTCACCGCCGGCGCGCTCGGCTACTTCTACGGCCGCCTGCCGGCTCCCTTCACGAACTGGATGCTCGTGGGCGCCGCCGTGGCGATCGTGCTGCTGCTCGTCCTCATCCCGTTCCTCGTCTGGTGGGGCCGCGTCTACACGATCACCACGCGCCGGGTCATCGCGCGCGGGGGGATCGGCGGCGGGGGCACGCGCGAGCTGTCCCACGTGCGCGGGTACACGATCGACATGCGCCGCGGGCCCATCCAGCGGATGTGGGGGACGGGCACGCTGACGCTGCGCAACGGCATCGACGAGCCGCTGCGGCTCGTCGACATCCCGAGTGCCGTGCTCGTCCACGAGGTGCTCGTCGACCAGGTCGAGGTGAACCAGATCCTGGCGCACCGGGAGCTGCCGCTGCCGGGAACGGCTCAGGGCGTCTCGGGCATGGTGCCGCCGAATCCGCCGCCGCCCCTGCCGCCCCGTCCGGCCTGA
- a CDS encoding glycosyltransferase — translation MTASLRLVLDTGAEPDIASAAVQLGRALVRTAPSGCEVAAIAPSGADVEEAVPGLADVRRLSFARRELLAAWQLGVTAGVGGGLIHAPSLLAPLTRHDRVHDNDQTVVTVWDLDVWERPDLLSRSAVAWQKAMFKRAQKHADAVVVPTHAMAERLAERSRLGGRVRVVSGAAPTGFAVPVDAVGRRRTLGIPDGTVVLASVDGADLAFAALAGVDLPVVVLDAGEGDEPLVADRATAAGIPRSHLHVRGRLDDADRAALLDSALVVVAPSLRSAFPWRVVDALALGVPVVAAASDVHRDVIADGGALADADADALGAAMQKALASNEAIERMSVLAADRGRAFAWRDAADRVWQLHAEL, via the coding sequence GTGACCGCCTCGCTCAGGCTCGTGCTCGACACGGGCGCCGAGCCGGACATCGCGTCGGCCGCCGTGCAGCTCGGACGCGCCCTCGTACGCACGGCCCCGTCAGGATGCGAGGTCGCCGCCATCGCACCGTCGGGCGCCGACGTTGAGGAGGCCGTCCCCGGACTCGCCGATGTCCGGCGCCTCTCGTTCGCCCGCAGGGAGCTCCTCGCTGCCTGGCAGCTCGGCGTCACCGCCGGTGTCGGAGGAGGCCTCATCCACGCGCCGTCGCTCCTCGCGCCGCTCACCCGGCACGATCGCGTGCACGACAACGATCAGACCGTCGTCACGGTCTGGGATCTCGACGTCTGGGAGCGTCCCGACCTCCTCTCGCGTTCTGCCGTCGCCTGGCAGAAGGCGATGTTCAAGCGTGCGCAGAAGCATGCCGACGCGGTCGTCGTGCCCACCCACGCCATGGCGGAGCGGCTCGCGGAGCGCTCGCGGCTGGGTGGTCGGGTTCGGGTCGTCTCCGGAGCGGCGCCGACCGGTTTCGCCGTGCCGGTGGATGCCGTCGGCCGCAGGAGGACCCTCGGCATCCCCGATGGCACCGTCGTCCTCGCGAGCGTGGACGGGGCCGACCTCGCCTTCGCCGCGCTCGCCGGTGTGGATCTGCCCGTGGTCGTCCTGGACGCGGGGGAGGGGGATGAACCTCTCGTCGCCGATCGCGCCACCGCCGCCGGCATCCCGCGATCGCACCTGCACGTGCGGGGAAGGCTCGACGACGCCGATCGGGCGGCGCTCCTCGACAGCGCGCTCGTGGTCGTGGCGCCGTCGCTGCGCAGTGCCTTCCCCTGGCGGGTCGTGGATGCGCTCGCCCTCGGCGTGCCGGTGGTCGCCGCGGCATCCGACGTGCATCGCGATGTGATCGCCGACGGCGGTGCGCTCGCCGACGCGGATGCCGACGCCCTCGGCGCCGCGATGCAGAAGGCGCTGGCCTCGAACGAGGCGATCGAGCGGATGTCGGTGCTCGCCGCGGACCGTGGGCGGGCTTTCGCGTGGCGCGACGCCGCGGATCGGGTGTGGCAGCTCCACGCCGAATTGTGA
- a CDS encoding LCP family protein, with the protein MSAVGMSRGVLIEERPLRYPDASSPQFMENRGWWLVGMNFLLPGSAQVLAGNRRLGRVGVAATLFLWIAAIVGVVAVLLWRTALITLVTNTWFLLAVEVVLTAYIALWVILTVDTLRLVRFVKIRGWARAGIPILAVSLLVASSAVTAKGVAYADAARGALGSIFAASGPSQPPSDGYYNIMLLGGDDSAGRDSMRFDSISVVSINADTGQVARTGIPRDLAGFPFVEGSPMRQLYPKVHTGHASAKCGWGGGINQLNTEVGVCGHGKNLYPDAVSQGSTPSIEATRDAVEGILGIKIQYYVLMNFGGFAQLVDALGGVDITVTERLPEGGPAYEGQPVQKWATGWIEPGTQHMDGNTAQWYARSRETTSDFDRVKRQSQLQDAILHQVTPTNLLTHFQEVAKAGTQLFKTDIPESMLGYLADLGVKSKSHPSPSIVLDPSADVDQFHPDVAYIHGLVQKMLHPPSASPSTKG; encoded by the coding sequence GTGAGCGCGGTCGGCATGTCGCGCGGCGTCCTCATCGAGGAGCGACCGCTCAGGTACCCGGATGCCTCCTCCCCGCAGTTCATGGAGAACCGGGGCTGGTGGCTCGTCGGCATGAACTTCCTGCTGCCCGGGTCGGCGCAGGTGCTCGCCGGCAATCGACGGCTGGGACGGGTCGGCGTCGCGGCCACCCTGTTCCTCTGGATCGCGGCGATCGTCGGAGTCGTCGCCGTGCTGCTGTGGCGCACCGCGCTCATCACGCTGGTGACGAACACGTGGTTCCTGCTCGCCGTCGAGGTCGTCCTCACCGCGTACATCGCGCTGTGGGTCATCCTCACCGTCGACACGCTGCGGCTCGTGCGCTTCGTCAAGATCCGCGGGTGGGCGCGGGCCGGCATCCCGATCCTCGCCGTCTCACTGCTGGTCGCCAGCAGCGCGGTCACCGCCAAGGGGGTCGCCTACGCGGACGCCGCGCGCGGTGCGCTCGGCTCCATCTTCGCGGCCAGCGGACCCTCGCAGCCGCCGAGCGACGGCTATTACAACATCATGCTGCTCGGCGGCGACGACTCCGCCGGACGGGACTCGATGCGGTTCGACAGCATCTCGGTGGTCTCCATCAACGCCGACACCGGCCAGGTGGCGCGCACCGGCATCCCTCGTGACCTCGCCGGGTTCCCGTTCGTCGAGGGCAGCCCGATGCGGCAGCTGTATCCGAAGGTGCACACCGGCCACGCCTCCGCGAAATGCGGCTGGGGTGGAGGCATCAACCAGCTCAACACGGAGGTCGGCGTCTGCGGGCACGGGAAGAACCTGTACCCGGATGCGGTCAGCCAGGGCTCGACGCCGTCCATCGAGGCGACGCGCGACGCAGTCGAGGGCATCCTCGGCATCAAGATCCAGTACTACGTGCTCATGAACTTCGGCGGCTTCGCGCAGCTCGTCGACGCCCTGGGCGGCGTCGACATCACGGTCACCGAACGCCTGCCCGAAGGCGGACCGGCGTACGAGGGTCAGCCCGTGCAGAAGTGGGCCACCGGCTGGATCGAGCCCGGCACCCAGCACATGGACGGCAACACCGCCCAGTGGTACGCCCGTTCGCGCGAGACGACGAGCGACTTCGACCGCGTGAAGCGGCAGTCGCAGCTGCAGGACGCGATCCTCCACCAGGTCACCCCGACGAACCTGCTGACGCACTTCCAGGAGGTCGCGAAGGCCGGCACGCAGCTGTTCAAGACCGACATCCCCGAGTCGATGCTCGGCTACCTCGCCGACCTCGGAGTCAAGTCGAAGTCGCATCCGTCGCCGTCGATCGTGCTCGATCCGTCTGCGGACGTCGATCAATTCCACCCCGACGTCGCCTACATCCACGGACTGGTGCAGAAGATGCTGCACCCGCCGTCGGCGTCGCCGAGCACGAAGGGGTGA
- a CDS encoding biotin--[acetyl-CoA-carboxylase] ligase: MDDLPLSRTASPRIEVVESTGSTNADLVALVATHPGAWPHLSVLLTDDQRAGRGRLDRTWVLPAGTALAVSVVLDVTGIPLAARGWVPLIAGAAMTRAVAAALQGTTHTAGLKWPNDVLVDGAKICGILAEGVPGHPGLVVVGAGINTRIPREHLPVRTATSFTALGVDVDEDALLFAYLRALGEQISALAAANGDVAASGIRGEVEALCVTLRRDVRALLPDGSEVLGTARRLTSDGALVIEPLVGTESVVAAGDIVHLR, encoded by the coding sequence ATGGACGATCTACCGCTCTCCCGCACCGCATCCCCCCGAATCGAGGTCGTCGAGTCCACCGGCTCGACCAATGCCGATCTCGTGGCGCTCGTCGCCACGCATCCGGGTGCGTGGCCGCACCTGTCCGTGCTCCTCACGGACGATCAGCGCGCGGGCCGGGGCCGGCTCGACCGCACGTGGGTCCTGCCCGCGGGCACCGCCCTGGCCGTGTCGGTCGTCCTCGATGTCACCGGTATCCCGCTCGCAGCCCGCGGCTGGGTGCCGCTCATCGCGGGCGCGGCGATGACGCGGGCCGTCGCCGCCGCGTTGCAGGGGACCACGCACACCGCCGGACTGAAGTGGCCCAACGACGTGCTGGTCGACGGCGCGAAGATCTGCGGCATCCTCGCCGAGGGCGTGCCGGGCCACCCCGGGCTGGTCGTCGTGGGGGCGGGGATCAACACCCGCATTCCGCGCGAGCATCTGCCGGTCCGCACGGCCACCTCGTTCACGGCGCTCGGCGTCGACGTCGACGAGGACGCGCTGCTGTTCGCCTACCTCCGGGCCCTCGGCGAGCAGATCTCCGCGCTCGCGGCGGCGAACGGCGATGTCGCGGCATCCGGCATACGGGGTGAAGTGGAGGCGCTCTGCGTGACGCTCCGGCGCGACGTCCGCGCCCTCCTCCCCGACGGATCCGAGGTCCTGGGAACAGCGCGCCGGCTCACGTCGGACGGCGCCCTCGTGATCGAGCCGCTCGTCGGCACGGAGTCCGTCGTCGCAGCGGGCGATATCGTACATCTGCGCTGA
- a CDS encoding acyl-CoA carboxylase subunit epsilon, which produces MSGEDDAQLAIEVIRGTPSDEELAALMAVVSEAYTNEAADAVAEEREHRSAWELSSRGLRQRLPREYGWGSWTA; this is translated from the coding sequence ATGAGCGGCGAGGACGACGCACAGCTCGCCATCGAGGTCATCCGGGGCACTCCCAGCGACGAGGAGCTCGCCGCCCTCATGGCGGTGGTCAGCGAGGCGTACACGAACGAGGCGGCCGATGCGGTCGCCGAAGAGCGGGAGCATCGCTCCGCATGGGAACTGTCGAGCCGTGGACTTCGCCAGCGCCTGCCGCGCGAGTACGGCTGGGGCAGCTGGACCGCATGA
- the purE gene encoding 5-(carboxyamino)imidazole ribonucleotide mutase: MGSDSDWRVMGDASAVLTELGIPHEVEVVSAHRTPDKLVRYGREARGRGLKVIVAGAGGAAHLPGMLASVTALPVVGVPVPLALLDGMDSLLSIVQMPAGIPVATVSIGGAKNAGLLAARIIGAGDAAVADRIEAYARDLEAQVEEKNRRLKASL; this comes from the coding sequence ATGGGCTCCGACTCGGACTGGCGCGTGATGGGCGATGCCTCTGCGGTGCTCACCGAGCTCGGCATCCCGCACGAGGTGGAGGTCGTGTCCGCACACCGCACTCCCGACAAGCTCGTCCGCTACGGGCGGGAGGCGCGCGGGCGGGGTCTCAAGGTCATCGTCGCCGGCGCCGGCGGCGCTGCGCACCTGCCCGGCATGCTGGCATCGGTCACGGCTCTGCCGGTCGTCGGCGTGCCCGTCCCGCTCGCCTTGCTCGACGGCATGGACTCCCTCCTCAGCATCGTGCAGATGCCCGCCGGCATCCCCGTCGCCACCGTGTCGATCGGCGGCGCGAAGAACGCCGGGCTCCTCGCCGCGCGCATCATCGGCGCGGGCGACGCCGCCGTCGCCGACCGGATCGAGGCGTACGCGCGGGACCTCGAAGCCCAGGTGGAGGAGAAGAACCGCCGGCTGAAGGCGTCGCTGTGA
- a CDS encoding 5-(carboxyamino)imidazole ribonucleotide synthase → MALRVGVVGGGQLARMMIAPAVELGVEIRVLAEAEGMSASLAATSVGDYRDADTVLAFARDVDVVTFDHEHVPQPVLHALVDAGVAVRPGPDALHYAQDKLAMRARLDELGMPQPDWASVSDEDSLQAFLDDHGGRAVVKTPRGGYDGKGVRVVSRASDAADWLSAGAPLLVEELVEFTRELAQQVARRPSGQVVAFPVVETVQRDGVCAEVIAPAPHAGDRLTEAAARVGTEIAEGLGVTGMLAVELFETTDERILVNELAMRPHNSGHWTQDGAATSQFEQHLRAVLDLPLGDPASRAAWSVMVNILGGPASDSLDARFAAAMADHPDAKIHTYGKTPRPGRKVGHVNAVGDDLDDVAYVARSAAARFLD, encoded by the coding sequence ATGGCCCTGCGAGTCGGAGTGGTGGGCGGCGGACAGCTGGCGCGGATGATGATCGCCCCGGCGGTCGAGCTCGGAGTCGAGATCCGCGTGCTCGCGGAGGCGGAGGGGATGTCGGCATCCCTCGCTGCCACATCGGTCGGCGACTATCGCGACGCCGACACGGTCCTGGCGTTCGCGCGCGACGTCGACGTCGTCACGTTCGACCACGAGCATGTGCCGCAGCCGGTGCTGCACGCCCTCGTCGACGCCGGCGTCGCCGTGCGCCCCGGGCCCGATGCCCTGCATTACGCGCAGGACAAGCTGGCCATGCGCGCGAGACTCGACGAGCTCGGGATGCCGCAGCCGGACTGGGCATCCGTCTCCGACGAGGACTCGCTGCAGGCGTTCCTCGACGACCACGGCGGGCGCGCCGTCGTGAAGACGCCACGCGGCGGGTACGACGGGAAGGGCGTGCGCGTCGTGTCGCGGGCCTCCGACGCCGCGGACTGGCTCAGCGCGGGAGCGCCCCTGCTCGTCGAGGAGCTGGTCGAGTTCACGCGCGAGCTCGCACAGCAGGTCGCCCGCCGGCCCTCCGGCCAGGTCGTCGCATTCCCCGTCGTCGAGACCGTGCAGCGCGACGGCGTCTGCGCGGAGGTCATCGCACCGGCGCCGCACGCGGGCGACCGACTGACGGAGGCGGCGGCTCGCGTGGGCACTGAGATCGCGGAGGGACTCGGCGTCACGGGGATGCTCGCCGTCGAGCTCTTCGAGACCACCGACGAGCGGATCCTCGTCAACGAGCTCGCCATGCGCCCGCACAACTCGGGGCACTGGACGCAGGACGGGGCGGCGACCAGCCAGTTCGAACAGCACCTGCGTGCCGTGCTCGACCTTCCGCTGGGCGATCCGGCCTCCCGCGCGGCATGGTCGGTGATGGTGAACATTCTCGGCGGACCGGCATCCGATTCCCTCGACGCCCGGTTCGCCGCCGCGATGGCGGATCATCCGGACGCCAAGATCCACACCTACGGCAAGACGCCGCGCCCCGGACGCAAGGTCGGTCACGTCAACGCCGTCGGCGACGATCTGGATGACGTGGCGTACGTCGCCCGCTCGGCGGCGGCGCGGTTCCTCGACTGA
- a CDS encoding ATP-binding protein: MAAEAVASRRRTRALGSFTRTRVERILQLAIAIGCLALGSQAFFAALGPDDEARGWHVPFVVIVFASLAAAIVACLAGRAVRPMSAQFPLVYVAALLVWPLATRGVATAPTDHPWIFYLINVATVMTILAFRLPLQILATIVIPLLYGLTRLVQGGFGREYWMTVSLDVSFALILGGILLSLGWVFRAVADDVDGERARAVETYAAAAAAEATEQERVSVAALMHDSVLAALLALARSHSDRERALAVSMSREALTRLANAERDAEIGTDAPVSMTALADAVENAGVEFGVVPPTTRRIDRRAGTLPESVARALVLAATQAIANSIQHAEGRGLRLEVEGLTDPPMVVVRIIDSGPGFDADGVAEDRLGIRASILARVAAVGGRAHVDTGPQGTRVVLEWGWPSPDHEGEDA, from the coding sequence GTGGCGGCTGAGGCGGTCGCATCGCGCCGGCGCACCCGCGCGCTCGGCTCGTTCACGCGCACCCGCGTCGAGCGCATACTGCAGCTCGCCATCGCGATCGGATGCCTCGCGCTCGGATCGCAGGCGTTCTTCGCGGCGCTCGGGCCGGACGATGAGGCGCGGGGATGGCACGTCCCCTTCGTCGTGATCGTGTTCGCGAGCCTCGCCGCGGCGATCGTCGCATGTCTCGCGGGCCGGGCGGTCCGTCCGATGAGCGCGCAGTTCCCGCTCGTCTACGTGGCCGCGCTGCTGGTGTGGCCGCTGGCCACCCGCGGCGTCGCCACGGCACCGACGGACCACCCCTGGATCTTCTACCTCATCAACGTCGCGACGGTCATGACGATCCTCGCGTTCCGCCTTCCGCTCCAGATCCTCGCGACGATCGTGATCCCGCTCCTGTACGGACTCACCCGCCTCGTGCAGGGCGGGTTCGGGCGGGAGTACTGGATGACGGTGAGCCTGGATGTCTCGTTCGCCCTGATCCTCGGCGGCATCCTGCTGTCGCTCGGCTGGGTCTTCCGGGCCGTCGCGGACGACGTCGACGGCGAGCGCGCCCGCGCGGTCGAGACCTACGCGGCCGCAGCCGCCGCGGAGGCGACCGAGCAGGAGCGCGTGTCGGTCGCCGCGCTGATGCACGACAGCGTCCTGGCGGCGCTGCTCGCCCTCGCCCGGTCGCATTCCGACCGCGAGCGGGCCCTGGCGGTGTCCATGTCGCGCGAGGCGCTGACCCGGCTCGCCAACGCCGAGCGCGACGCGGAGATCGGGACGGATGCGCCGGTCTCGATGACGGCGCTGGCGGATGCGGTCGAGAATGCCGGGGTCGAGTTCGGGGTCGTCCCTCCGACGACCCGGCGCATCGACCGCCGCGCCGGCACGCTGCCCGAGAGCGTGGCGCGCGCCCTCGTCCTCGCCGCCACCCAGGCGATCGCCAACTCGATCCAGCACGCGGAAGGGCGCGGGCTGCGCCTGGAGGTCGAAGGACTGACCGACCCGCCCATGGTGGTGGTGCGGATCATCGATTCGGGTCCGGGCTTCGATGCGGATGGCGTCGCCGAGGACCGGCTCGGCATCCGCGCCTCGATCCTCGCCCGGGTCGCGGCCGTCGGCGGGCGCGCCCACGTGGACACCGGACCACAGGGCACGCGGGTCGTGCTGGAGTGGGGCTGGCCCTCGCCCGACCATGAAGGGGAGGATGCATGA
- a CDS encoding acyl-CoA carboxylase subunit beta produces the protein MTDEPDLSTTAGKIADLRQRFQEAVVDPEKISLEKQHAKGKLTARERIELLVDRGSFVELDEYVRHRTTAFGMDKARPYGDSVVTGIGTINGRTVAVYAQDFTTFGGSLGEAAGDKIIKVMEFALRNGMPCIGMLDSGGARIQEGVIALGKYGEIFRLNTAASGVIPQISIIMGPAAGGAVYSPALTDFVVMVDKTSQMFVTGPDVIKTVTGEDVGMEELGGGYTHNTRSGVAHYLADDEDDAIDYVRTLLGFLPDNNMSEIPRYESGFEWETTDADQFLNTVIPDSPNQPYDMHQVIAHIVDAGDFLEVQPLFAPNIVIGFGRIEGRTVGIIANQPSQMAGTLNIEAGEKASRFVRFCDAFSVPIVTLVDVPGYLPGTDQEWTGVIRRGAKLLYAYAEATVPLVTVILRKAYGGAYIVMGSKQLGADVNLAWPTAEIAVMGGQGAVNILYRGELKRAADAGEDIAAVRTRLANEYTYNVASPFLAAERGELDGIIEPAHTRVSIAKALRALRGKSASMPAKKHGNIPL, from the coding sequence GTGACCGATGAGCCCGACCTCTCCACGACCGCCGGCAAGATCGCCGACCTGCGCCAGCGCTTCCAGGAAGCCGTCGTCGATCCCGAGAAGATCTCGCTCGAGAAGCAGCACGCCAAGGGCAAGCTGACCGCGCGCGAGCGCATCGAGCTTCTCGTCGACCGCGGGTCGTTCGTCGAGCTGGACGAGTACGTGCGCCACCGCACCACGGCGTTCGGCATGGACAAGGCGCGCCCGTACGGCGACTCCGTCGTCACCGGCATCGGCACGATCAACGGCCGCACCGTGGCCGTCTACGCCCAGGACTTCACCACCTTCGGCGGATCGCTCGGCGAGGCCGCGGGCGACAAGATCATCAAGGTCATGGAGTTCGCACTGCGCAACGGCATGCCCTGCATCGGCATGCTCGACTCCGGGGGCGCCCGCATCCAGGAGGGTGTCATCGCGCTCGGCAAGTACGGCGAGATCTTCCGCCTGAACACCGCCGCGTCCGGCGTGATCCCGCAGATCTCGATCATCATGGGTCCCGCCGCGGGCGGTGCCGTCTACTCCCCCGCACTCACCGACTTCGTCGTCATGGTCGACAAGACGAGCCAGATGTTCGTCACCGGCCCCGACGTCATCAAGACGGTCACGGGCGAGGACGTCGGAATGGAAGAGCTCGGCGGCGGCTACACCCACAACACCCGCTCGGGCGTGGCGCACTACCTCGCCGACGACGAGGACGACGCGATCGACTACGTGCGCACACTCCTCGGCTTCCTCCCCGACAACAACATGTCGGAGATCCCGCGGTACGAGTCGGGCTTCGAATGGGAGACGACGGATGCCGACCAGTTCCTGAACACGGTCATCCCGGACTCCCCCAACCAGCCGTACGACATGCACCAGGTCATCGCCCACATCGTCGACGCGGGCGACTTCCTCGAGGTGCAGCCGCTGTTCGCGCCGAACATCGTGATCGGGTTCGGCCGCATCGAGGGCCGGACCGTCGGCATCATCGCGAACCAGCCGTCGCAGATGGCCGGGACGCTCAACATCGAGGCCGGAGAGAAGGCGAGCCGCTTCGTGCGGTTCTGCGACGCGTTCTCGGTCCCGATCGTGACGCTCGTGGATGTGCCGGGCTACCTCCCCGGCACGGACCAGGAGTGGACCGGCGTCATCCGGCGCGGCGCCAAGCTCCTGTACGCCTACGCCGAGGCCACCGTGCCGCTCGTCACCGTCATCCTGCGCAAGGCCTACGGCGGCGCATACATCGTGATGGGGTCGAAGCAGCTCGGCGCCGACGTTAACCTCGCGTGGCCGACCGCGGAGATCGCGGTGATGGGCGGTCAGGGCGCCGTCAACATCCTCTACCGCGGGGAGCTCAAGCGGGCAGCCGACGCCGGCGAGGACATCGCCGCCGTGCGCACGCGCCTGGCGAACGAGTACACGTACAACGTCGCATCCCCGTTCCTGGCCGCAGAGCGCGGCGAGCTCGACGGCATCATCGAGCCCGCGCACACCCGCGTCTCGATCGCCAAGGCCCTGCGAGCGCTGCGCGGGAAGAGCGCCAGCATGCCCGCGAAGAAGCACGGTAACATCCCGCTATGA